Genomic segment of Arcobacter sp. LA11:
AAGTAATAATTACTTTGCAGGTTCAAAAGAAGATAATATGTATGTTTTTGATTATGTAAGTGCAGGTAATAATAAAAACAATTTAGCTGATGCTACTCATCATTTAAATATAGAAGCAGTATACAATAGTGGAGATAATGGTGCTCTTGTTGGAAATGATATATATGTAAAAAGATTTGACACTTTAGGAAGAGTAGTTTATTATAAATCAACTGATGGATATTATTATACTAAAAATGGAGTATTGATTCCTAATGTATTAGCCCCTCGTTATGGCACTGTAGTAAGTTTACCTCCAGGTTATGATGCCTCAACGGTTATTTTTTCAGGGAACGATATTCTTCTTGCTAATAGAACAGAAGCTACAAATTGGATTACGGCTCCTGCTGATGCTGGAATAAAAATTGGCGGAGTGAATTACGTTCATAAAGTTAGTTCGGGAAAAGACTTCTGGACAAATAATGGTTCTGGAGATGGACAAGCTAATGCTACGGAGATATTTACGCGAGGGTCAAGAAGTATGCTTCCTACGGTCACTCATTCTCTAACTGCAATCACAAAAGAAGTAGGAACAGAAGCTAATTATACTACTACGGGATTATCAGCAACTGTTGATTCATCATTTAAACAATGGTTCTATGCTACTTCAGGTACAAGAACAAGTAACCTTTTAGATGCAGTACTAATTACTTCAAATCCATACAGAACATCAAACAGTTTAGCTAATACTGTAGGGTATGCTATGTGGGGAAGTAACCTAATGTACAAGAGTGGTATCGTATGGAAATATTCTTCAAATAATGCTAATTATAATCCTTGTGTAGCACCATATAATGATGGAACAAATTATAGTAACTTAACTTGTAAAGAAAACTATACTTATGATAGTGGATGGACACATCAAGATAGATATACATATGCTTCAGATTCTGGGTCTGATGAAAGTGGAGCCAATGGTCTTAGCATATATTGGGCTAAGAAATATATTGGTTCTAGTTCTGGTGTATACAATGGTGGATATATATATTCTGTAGGAAGCTTTATTAAAGATATTGCTTGTTGTGGTTCATGGGATAAACAGTATTATGTAAAACGGACTCAAGCAAGAACAAGATATAAAAACTTTAAAGACTATTAAAAAAAGAAGAAGATTAAATTTATGATAAGTCTAAATTAAGGGTTTAAAATGAAAAAAACTATTTATCAAATCATAATTGTTATATTAATTACATCTCTAGGATATATTTTATATCAACTAAATACAGAATCGGAAACTTCGGTTTCCGAAATTAAAAAAGAAAAGAAAATAGAAAAAAGTATTTTAGATATAAGAGAAAAAAAGAAGAATATTATTACTAATTATAAATCAAAAGAGATAGATGTTAAAAATTTAGATGATAAATTATTTTTATTGAATACAAAACTAGAAGAAACAAATAATATGTTAGAAAAAGAGAATATTATAAAAAACAGTAAATCTATAAAAGAAAAAGAAATTGAAGAACTCAAAAAAGAAATCCAAAAAGTTCGAGAGAATATAGAGGATAAAAAATGAGACTATTAAAAATATTAATAATAGTTTGTCTTTTTTTTAAAGTATTATTTGCTTCATCAATTGTTGGAACAACAAAAGGTAAAATTAGTGTAAATCAAGGAAATATGAATTTTGTTCTTCCTTTGACTTTACCAAATGGGGTAAAAAATCTTAGTCCAAATCTTTCTATAAAATATAACTCTTCATCTAATAATGTTGGGAAATTGGGTCTAGGTTTTAAGTTATCGGGATTTTCTTCTATATCAGTATGTAATGAATATACGAAAAAAGATATTGCTAATCTTTCGAGAGATTTTAATTATTGTTTAAATGGACAGAAATTAATTACTGTAAATCCTTCAGATACTTATGGAGGGAATAATGTTGAATATAAAACTGAGATAAATAACTATACTAAAATAATATCTTATTCTCAAGACTCAAAAACTACTAACTGGAAACTATTTACTAAAAATGGATTAGTCTACGAGTATGGATTATCAGTTAACTCTACTAAAAAAGATAAGAATGGTGATATAAAACTTTTTAAAAGAAATAAAATAATAGATATCTTAGGAAATGAAATAAATTATATATATGATGCTTCTGGATATATTGAAAGTATAACTTACTCGAATAATAAAATTGATTTTTTATATGAAGATAATGATGTAAGTATTTCTAAATACTATAAAGGTATAGAAACAATATATGATAAAAGATTAAAGTCAATATCTATAAAAATAGATAATGAAGAGATTTCTTCTTATAATCTTTTTTATAAAATAAATACTTTTAATAATAAATTAATAAAAATAGAAAATTGTCTAAGTGGAGAATGTTTAAAACCATTAGAATTTACTTGGGAAGAAAAAAATGAAAATGAAACATCATATTTTGATGAAAAAAGCTTTACAACAACAAAGAATTTTGGAACAAAAAATGATACATATGAAGCAATCTCAGGGGATTTTAACGCAGATGGATTAACAGATATTGTAAGATATACAAATAATCAAATATATACGTTATTTGCAAAAGAAGATAGTACTTATACTCAAAAACTTTTTACTACAACAAAAAATTATGGGATTAAAAATGATACATATTCAATTTTAAATATAGATCATAATGGAGATGGCTTAACAGATATTATTAGATACACAAATAATAAAATATATACATTATTATCAAATGGAGATGGAACATATACGGAAAAAAATGTTTTTACTACAACAAAAAATTTTTCAGAGGTTTTTACTTCTTATTATTCAACAAGTGGTGATTATAATGGAGATGGATTAATAGATATAATAAGATATACAAACAATGAAATATATACTTTTTTATCAAATGGTGATGGAACATACCAAGAGATTTTATCTTCTTCTCCTAAAGATTTTGGAGTAAAAAATGATACTTATTTTTTGTCAATTGGCGATTATGATGGTAATGGATTAAGTGATATTATTAGATATACAAATAATGAGATTTATTTATTATTATCAAAAGGTAATGGAAAGTTTACTCAGAAAAAATATACTACATCTACGAACTTTGGAATTAAAAATGATACTTATGAATCTCTTATAGGAGATTTTAATTCAGATGGTTTAACTGACCTTATCCGATATACAAATAAAAAAACTTATATACTTTTTTCAAAAGGTGATGGAACCTTTGTTGAAATACTTTTTACTTCTTCAAAAGATTTTGGAACAAAAGATGATACGTATAAATCACTTATAGGTGATTATAATGGAGATGGATTAGACGATATCATTCGATATAAAAATAAAGAAGTATATATATTCTTTTCAAAAGGTGATGGAACATTTAATGAAAAAAACTATACGACAGAAACTAATTTTGGACTAAAAAATGATACATATGGATCTTTTTTTGGAGAGTTTACTGGTGATGGAATTGATGATTATATAAGATATAATACAAATAAAATATATACTATAAAAGGACTTGATAAGCGAAATATAATTACAAATATATCAAATAGTACAGACCAAAATACTTCAATAGTATATTCTGATTTAAATGATAGTGATATTTACACTCCAGATACTAACTCTTTATACCCAAATATAGATATAAAAGGGTCATCTAAAAAAATTGTAAAGTCTATAAGTATGATAGATGGAATAAGTGGCTTTAACACTTTCTCATATAAATATGAAGGTTTAAAATCAAATACTGAATACGGCGTACTTGGTTTTAGAAAAATAACTAGAATAAACGATACAAATGCAGATACTTCAGTATCTTTATATAATCAAAGTTTCCCTTTTATAGCTAGTAAAAATAAAGAAGAAAAATACGTAAATGGTATAAAAATACTAGAAGAAGAAAATACTTATGAAATAAAAACTTTTCAAAATATAAATGAAAAGATAAAAACTTTATATTTGAAAAATAAGTATATTACAAAATATGATATAAATGGTGATTTTTTATTAAAAGTAAAAGAGTCACAATCTACACCAGATATGTACGGAAATGTAAGTAGTACTAAAACAAATACCTATGATAGTTTAGATGAAACAAATTTATTTTCAAAAGAGATAATAAAAACCTTTAAAACAGCAAATGAAAATAACTGGATAGTAAATTTAGTCTCAAACATAAAAACAATATATAAAAAGCCTAATGGATTAGAGAATACTAAAGAAAATGAAACATCATATACTTATAATAGTAAAGGTTTTCTTCTTTCTGAAAAAATTATAGATGAAGATGAAAATAGAGAATTATTAAAAGAGTATGTTTACAATAGCTCTGGGAATATAATAAAACAATCAATAAGTGGAACAGATGTAGAAAAAAGAAGTGAACATTATACTTACGATAGTTTAGGTAAAAATATTATCAAAGTTGTAAATGCTTTAAATCATATTCAAACAAATATATACGATAAACAAGATAACCTTATAAAAGTAATTAGTATAAATGGCTTAGAAACTACTTGGCAATATGATACTTTAAATAGAAAGATAAAAGAAAATAGATCAGATAATACGAATACAACTTGGACATATAGTTGGGATGATTCTTTTGAAGATAGTTTATATAAAATATCAGTAAAAACTACAGGTGCTCCTGAAGTTACAACTTTCTTTGATGCAAAAAATAGAAAAATAAGAGTACAAAGGTCGGGCTTTAAAGGTGATGTTATCTTTGAAGATACATATTATGATACATTAGGTCGAGTAAGTAAAAAAAGTACTCCTCATTATGCATATGAACTTCCTAATTTTACCTATAATATTTATGATGCATTAAATAGAGTAACAAATATAAAGACACAAGGACCAAATGGAGAAAATATTGAAAAAAAGTTTATATATGATAAGTTTTTAACAAAAGAGATAGATGCTAAAGGAAATACTAAACAGATTATTTCAAATATTGTTGGACAAACAATAAAAATTATAGAGGAGGAAAATGCAACTATAGAGTATCAATATGATGCTTTAGGAAATTTAATTTCAACAAAAGATAGTAAAAATAATACAATTGAAATAAGATATGATAATCAAGGAAATAAAATTTATATAAATGATCCAGATATGGGTGAATGGATATATAAATATAATATGTTTGGAGAACTTATCTCCCAAACTGATGCAAAAGCTCAGACTACATTTTTAAAGTATGATTTTTTAGGAAGACTTATAAAAAGAGTTGAGAAAGAAGGCGAATCTTTATTTTTTTATGACATTAGTTTAAATGGGATAGGAAAAGTTTCTATTGAAAAAAATAAGGATTATAAAAAAGAGTATTTTTATGATGAGTTAGGAAGAAAAAAAGAAATAAAAGAATATATAAATAAAAAAGTATTTTCTACAAATTATGCATATAGTGAAGATGGAAAACTAAAAACTACAATTCATCCAAATGGTTTCATAGTAACAAATGAATACAACAAACAAGGATATTTAAGTGCAGTAAAATCTCCAATAAACAATGATATAAATCTATCTTATGAAAAATTAAAAGATGATATACAAAACAATTTAGATAAAAAAACAAATGCTTTTAATTCTTTAATAAATTTAAATACACAAATTGAAAAATATAGAGTAAAAGCTTTAGAGTATTATAATTTAGCAAAAAAATATGAAAATATTGATACACAAATAGAAGAACAACTTTTAAAAACAGCTAGTCTCTTAATTCAAACAGCAATTGAATTAAAAAATGATGCCCAAGTATATGAAGAAGATTATAAGTACTTTTCTAAAAGGTTGGATTATCATTTAATAAAACTTGTAAACTTTAATGATGAACAATTATACCAGTGGCTAATGGAAACTTTCTCTGCAAAATCAACAGAACAAATAACTCAAGCTTTAGCAAAACTAGATGAAGCAACAAATTCACTAAATAGTATAAATACTCAAGAGGAGTTATCTATTTATAAAGAAATAGTTTCATATTATATTCAAGAGAGTAAAACAATAATAAATGAAGCAAAATCAAATATAGAAATAGCAAGAAATTATAAAGAAAAATATAAAAATTTAAGAGATGGGGTCGATAAAGCATATCAAGGGATATTTGATAATACAGAACATAAATATTATTATAAAATTTTAGCAGCAGATGAATTTGGAAGAATTACAAAAGCTTTTCATGGAAATGGTTTAGAAACAACAAAAGAGTACAATAGAATAAATGGACAACTTCAAAGAATAAAAACAGGCTATGATGGTAACGATGACATAAGAGATATAAAATATACTTTTGATGTGCTAAATAATGTAGTTTCTAAAAATGATTTAAAACAAGATATATTTCAGAATTTTACTTTTGATAATTTAAATAGAGTGACATCTTCTTCAATTCAAAGTGATAATTTAAATGAAACTGTAAATTATACTTATAATTCTGTTGGAAATATAATGAGTAAATCAGATTTAGGTAATTATATCTACCAAAAAGCACATCAAGTGAAAAGTGCTGGAGGAATAGTATATAACTATGATGAAAATGGTAATGTTATAGAGAAAATCAAAGATAATAAAACTATAGCATTAACCTATGACTCATATAATAAACCAATAAAAATCAAAGATGATACAAATACAACAGAATTTTTCTATGCTCCAAATAGAGCTAGGTATAAAAAAATACTAAACTATGATACTACATTCTATGTAGGAAAACACTATGAAGAAGAAAATATAGCTCAAACAAAATTAGAAAAAAACTATATCTATGTAGGAGATGAGCTTGTTGCAGTACATATAGAAGAAGATGATGGAACTATAACTTTACCCCAAAATAGATATATACATAAAGATGCATTGGGTTCAGTAGATACTATTACAAATGAATCGGGAATAGTAATTCAAAGGTTAGCTTATGATGCCTTTGGAAAACGTATAGTTCAGGGATGGATTAATGATATAGATAAAAACAAACCCTTAGTAAAAAGAGGATATACTGGGCATGAACATATAGATGAATTTGAGCTTATTCATATGAATGGAAGAGTTTATGATCCTACCTTAGGCAGGTTTTTAAGTGCCGATCCAAACATACCACATCCCTTTATTAGTCAGAGTTTTAATCGATATTCATATGTAAGAAATAATCCGTTAAAATATATAGACCCAAGTGGTTATGAAGATGAAGGTGGTCTTGGCGCAGGTGCACAGGCTGATAGCCAAGCATCAGAAAATGATTCTAATCGTGGTGGAGGTTCTAATTCTAGTTCTAATTCTAATAATAATAATAATAATGATGATGATGATACTACAACAAGTTCAACAACAGAAGTCACAAAAGAAGGAGTTGTTGCACATGTTTCTATATCGGCAACTTTTACTACCAGAGATCAATCTGTTTCGGATGTTGAAAGTCCATCTGGAATGGAAACAAATGTATTTGGTAATTCTTTTAATTCAAATGGATACAGTTCTTCAGGAGATTCTGCTACAAAAGAAGCTTCTTCGAAGAAAGGTGAAGTTAATACATATGTAGGACTTCAAGGAGGTCTTCACGTAGCGGTTATAGGAATAAATTTGAGTTTTAGCCGTAACCTTCAAACGGATAAGTTTTCCTTTAATTTAACGGTGAGAGTTGGACCAGGACTTTATGCAGGATTTGGAGGGGTAGCTGCTGCAAATGCAAAAGTTACGGAGGGATTGGCAAAAGATAAATCTAAATTATCAACTTCTATTGGTATCGGTGCTGATATAGGTATTGTTGCAGCTCCTGGTTTTTCAATAGGATATGAACCTGCAACTGGAAAAGTTGGAGCAGTAGCAGCGAGAGGTTCTTATGGTTTTGGTGCTGCATTCGGATTTGATTTTGGTTTTGGATATGAGTTTTAAAATAAGGCGAGGGTATATTAAATGAATAATCATTTTAAAATGGGTTTTCTTATATTTGGGATACCATTTATAGTATTGATGAGTGGTTTTCTTTTACCTTTGATTTCTGAAATATTAGGAATCAATGAGACTATATTTAATAAATTAGACTATATTTTAAAGTTACTTTTACCAATTAGTATTATTATTACAATAACTATTGGAATCGAATTGGATATAAAGAAAAGAAAGAAAAATAGAAGTGCATATGTTTTTTTTTATTATATTTATATTCCATGTTTAATTTTAATGACCATTTATGCTTTTTAAAAATAGAATAAGTTTTGGACAAACTAGATAAGATATAGTTACTTTAGTCTAAACTAGAAATTTGTAATTATGATGAACTTACATATAAATGGAATAGCTTTTTGTCTGTTTTTAGTGAATAAAAGAGTAAAAGTACATAGCTATTTTTTATAATAGTTTCTTTCTTGAATACAACCATACACTAGTATATAATTATTACGATGCTAAAGAACACTGAAAACAATTAGTTATATCCTTACATGTTGCACAAGCTGGTGCAGTTCTCCCAATACAATCGTATATATATTTTTTCCATCTTACATCATCTGGTTTTGTTTTTGCAAGTGAAGTAAAATTGGCATTCATCATTCGATTCATTTCTTTTCTGCTAATAAGA
This window contains:
- a CDS encoding FG-GAP-like repeat-containing protein — its product is MRLLKILIIVCLFFKVLFASSIVGTTKGKISVNQGNMNFVLPLTLPNGVKNLSPNLSIKYNSSSNNVGKLGLGFKLSGFSSISVCNEYTKKDIANLSRDFNYCLNGQKLITVNPSDTYGGNNVEYKTEINNYTKIISYSQDSKTTNWKLFTKNGLVYEYGLSVNSTKKDKNGDIKLFKRNKIIDILGNEINYIYDASGYIESITYSNNKIDFLYEDNDVSISKYYKGIETIYDKRLKSISIKIDNEEISSYNLFYKINTFNNKLIKIENCLSGECLKPLEFTWEEKNENETSYFDEKSFTTTKNFGTKNDTYEAISGDFNADGLTDIVRYTNNQIYTLFAKEDSTYTQKLFTTTKNYGIKNDTYSILNIDHNGDGLTDIIRYTNNKIYTLLSNGDGTYTEKNVFTTTKNFSEVFTSYYSTSGDYNGDGLIDIIRYTNNEIYTFLSNGDGTYQEILSSSPKDFGVKNDTYFLSIGDYDGNGLSDIIRYTNNEIYLLLSKGNGKFTQKKYTTSTNFGIKNDTYESLIGDFNSDGLTDLIRYTNKKTYILFSKGDGTFVEILFTSSKDFGTKDDTYKSLIGDYNGDGLDDIIRYKNKEVYIFFSKGDGTFNEKNYTTETNFGLKNDTYGSFFGEFTGDGIDDYIRYNTNKIYTIKGLDKRNIITNISNSTDQNTSIVYSDLNDSDIYTPDTNSLYPNIDIKGSSKKIVKSISMIDGISGFNTFSYKYEGLKSNTEYGVLGFRKITRINDTNADTSVSLYNQSFPFIASKNKEEKYVNGIKILEEENTYEIKTFQNINEKIKTLYLKNKYITKYDINGDFLLKVKESQSTPDMYGNVSSTKTNTYDSLDETNLFSKEIIKTFKTANENNWIVNLVSNIKTIYKKPNGLENTKENETSYTYNSKGFLLSEKIIDEDENRELLKEYVYNSSGNIIKQSISGTDVEKRSEHYTYDSLGKNIIKVVNALNHIQTNIYDKQDNLIKVISINGLETTWQYDTLNRKIKENRSDNTNTTWTYSWDDSFEDSLYKISVKTTGAPEVTTFFDAKNRKIRVQRSGFKGDVIFEDTYYDTLGRVSKKSTPHYAYELPNFTYNIYDALNRVTNIKTQGPNGENIEKKFIYDKFLTKEIDAKGNTKQIISNIVGQTIKIIEEENATIEYQYDALGNLISTKDSKNNTIEIRYDNQGNKIYINDPDMGEWIYKYNMFGELISQTDAKAQTTFLKYDFLGRLIKRVEKEGESLFFYDISLNGIGKVSIEKNKDYKKEYFYDELGRKKEIKEYINKKVFSTNYAYSEDGKLKTTIHPNGFIVTNEYNKQGYLSAVKSPINNDINLSYEKLKDDIQNNLDKKTNAFNSLINLNTQIEKYRVKALEYYNLAKKYENIDTQIEEQLLKTASLLIQTAIELKNDAQVYEEDYKYFSKRLDYHLIKLVNFNDEQLYQWLMETFSAKSTEQITQALAKLDEATNSLNSINTQEELSIYKEIVSYYIQESKTIINEAKSNIEIARNYKEKYKNLRDGVDKAYQGIFDNTEHKYYYKILAADEFGRITKAFHGNGLETTKEYNRINGQLQRIKTGYDGNDDIRDIKYTFDVLNNVVSKNDLKQDIFQNFTFDNLNRVTSSSIQSDNLNETVNYTYNSVGNIMSKSDLGNYIYQKAHQVKSAGGIVYNYDENGNVIEKIKDNKTIALTYDSYNKPIKIKDDTNTTEFFYAPNRARYKKILNYDTTFYVGKHYEEENIAQTKLEKNYIYVGDELVAVHIEEDDGTITLPQNRYIHKDALGSVDTITNESGIVIQRLAYDAFGKRIVQGWINDIDKNKPLVKRGYTGHEHIDEFELIHMNGRVYDPTLGRFLSADPNIPHPFISQSFNRYSYVRNNPLKYIDPSGYEDEGGLGAGAQADSQASENDSNRGGGSNSSSNSNNNNNNDDDDTTTSSTTEVTKEGVVAHVSISATFTTRDQSVSDVESPSGMETNVFGNSFNSNGYSSSGDSATKEASSKKGEVNTYVGLQGGLHVAVIGINLSFSRNLQTDKFSFNLTVRVGPGLYAGFGGVAAANAKVTEGLAKDKSKLSTSIGIGADIGIVAAPGFSIGYEPATGKVGAVAARGSYGFGAAFGFDFGFGYEF
- a CDS encoding nitrogen fixation protein NifQ gives rise to the protein MLFSDLSLISRKEMNRMMNANFTSLAKTKPDDVRWKKYIYDCIGRTAPACATCKDITNCFQCSLAS